Proteins encoded together in one Marispirochaeta sp. window:
- a CDS encoding FAD-binding protein, with translation MNRKIFRAVTTLLVAASMLFMVAGCGGSNSFTPGTYSASAEAMHGDVTVTITVSNKEITAISIADEEEGEGFTADAYATLSAQILKAQSADVDGVSGATITTNAVKEAAVAAIVQAEGGSVEIGEIAFNPGTYTGTGGGFYGPVELAVTFSDIAITGMEVASSSETEHVGTSAYGVLFQDIMDCTSTGVDALSGATYTSNAVFMAVEDAAKQAGCDIPALRVGAKPYTLTAGEKISGTYDVVIIGAGGAGVMAGAQAAQNGATVCIIEKEADAGGNTLVSGCSFQNVMECMVWDPANPDATTGYYEPTGETLQKSKSELGRIDTLRMILDWSERPFNEAVSADVENVEDYDLPRRGVHTEFLPTLKTLKSQIRAYLTWAEPQLAAGAEETDITLFSTVELYIFQTYYGGVRLNLEKTEWIYSDYELVEQVCTGIQDTKAWLIEQGSKFNNEQATRTLIGCLWQRINPFDGGVVNGETVEGKWGTYFAVPLNTMLSADDHNTVLYRTTAKELVTDAQGCVTGVKAVRYDGTEVEVIATEGVIIATGGFGYNPEMVVATNDYWNKDNLTVDIKTTNRSLAMGEGITMATAVGAATEGMGFTQLMPISWQNTGFLAYGKGENVIFVSPAGTPNAGKRYVDESAERDVLAQGAYDFGGPSGFFIQIANGGSNTSANDRPNQEYFVTLADASEMLGIDFDILKSTIVKYDDAYNKGTLTSLEVPKRAADALIGNYKADGSFDEDGILSIRYLAPSTHHTMGGLAIDAERHVLDEDGDIIPGLWAAGEVTGGIFAGNRLGGNAVSEVIVSGRIAANSVTGK, from the coding sequence GTGAACAGAAAGATTTTCCGGGCTGTAACCACACTGCTGGTTGCAGCGAGCATGCTTTTCATGGTCGCCGGCTGCGGCGGAAGCAACTCATTCACCCCCGGTACATATTCCGCATCTGCGGAGGCCATGCATGGGGACGTTACCGTTACTATAACGGTAAGCAATAAGGAGATTACCGCTATCTCTATTGCTGACGAAGAGGAGGGGGAAGGCTTTACCGCTGACGCCTATGCAACCCTGTCAGCGCAGATTCTGAAGGCCCAGTCCGCCGATGTCGATGGCGTTTCGGGCGCAACCATCACCACCAATGCGGTTAAAGAGGCGGCTGTGGCGGCTATTGTTCAGGCTGAAGGCGGGTCCGTTGAGATCGGCGAGATCGCGTTTAACCCCGGTACCTATACCGGGACCGGTGGCGGATTCTATGGCCCGGTTGAGCTCGCGGTGACTTTTTCCGATATTGCGATTACCGGCATGGAAGTTGCTTCCTCCAGCGAGACCGAGCACGTAGGTACTTCAGCATATGGTGTCCTGTTCCAGGATATTATGGACTGTACCTCTACCGGTGTTGATGCCTTGTCCGGTGCAACCTATACCAGCAATGCGGTTTTTATGGCGGTGGAAGACGCCGCTAAGCAGGCCGGCTGCGATATCCCTGCGCTGCGGGTCGGAGCAAAGCCCTATACCCTCACCGCTGGTGAGAAGATAAGCGGTACCTACGATGTGGTTATTATCGGTGCCGGCGGTGCCGGTGTAATGGCCGGTGCTCAGGCTGCCCAGAACGGCGCTACCGTTTGCATTATCGAGAAAGAGGCCGACGCCGGTGGAAACACTTTGGTTTCCGGTTGTTCCTTTCAAAATGTAATGGAGTGCATGGTATGGGATCCCGCAAATCCGGATGCCACTACCGGTTATTACGAGCCCACCGGCGAAACCCTGCAGAAATCCAAGTCGGAGCTGGGTCGCATCGATACCCTGCGGATGATCTTGGACTGGAGCGAGCGGCCTTTCAACGAGGCTGTTTCTGCGGATGTTGAGAACGTAGAGGATTACGATCTGCCGCGTCGGGGCGTACATACTGAGTTCCTGCCCACGCTGAAGACGCTGAAGAGCCAGATCCGGGCCTACCTGACCTGGGCCGAGCCCCAGCTGGCGGCTGGTGCCGAGGAGACCGATATTACTCTTTTCAGTACTGTCGAACTCTATATCTTCCAGACCTACTACGGCGGCGTACGCCTCAATTTAGAGAAGACAGAATGGATCTACAGCGACTATGAGCTGGTTGAGCAGGTTTGTACCGGTATCCAGGATACTAAGGCCTGGTTGATCGAGCAGGGCTCGAAGTTCAACAACGAACAGGCCACCAGGACTCTGATCGGCTGTCTCTGGCAGCGGATTAACCCCTTTGACGGCGGCGTCGTAAACGGTGAGACGGTTGAAGGCAAGTGGGGTACTTACTTTGCTGTTCCCTTGAACACCATGCTTTCTGCTGATGACCACAACACGGTTCTGTACCGGACTACCGCCAAAGAGCTGGTTACCGATGCCCAAGGTTGTGTTACCGGCGTGAAGGCGGTCCGGTATGACGGCACCGAGGTTGAGGTAATTGCAACTGAGGGTGTTATTATTGCTACCGGCGGGTTCGGGTATAACCCCGAGATGGTTGTAGCTACCAACGATTACTGGAATAAGGATAATTTGACTGTTGATATTAAAACTACCAACCGTTCCCTGGCGATGGGCGAAGGTATTACTATGGCCACCGCCGTCGGCGCTGCTACGGAAGGCATGGGATTCACCCAGCTGATGCCGATCAGCTGGCAGAATACCGGTTTCCTGGCTTACGGTAAGGGTGAAAACGTAATCTTCGTCAGTCCCGCAGGGACCCCCAATGCCGGAAAACGCTATGTAGACGAGTCTGCAGAACGTGATGTACTGGCACAGGGGGCTTACGATTTCGGCGGTCCCAGCGGTTTTTTTATCCAGATCGCCAACGGCGGTTCTAATACCAGTGCCAACGATCGGCCGAACCAGGAGTACTTCGTAACGCTTGCCGACGCCAGCGAAATGCTTGGGATTGATTTTGATATCCTTAAATCGACTATTGTCAAGTATGACGATGCGTACAACAAGGGTACCCTGACTTCTCTTGAGGTACCGAAACGGGCGGCTGATGCTTTGATCGGTAACTACAAGGCCGACGGCAGTTTCGATGAGGACGGTATCCTCTCTATTAGGTACCTTGCTCCGTCCACCCACCATACCATGGGCGGTCTGGCTATCGATGCCGAACGGCATGTGCTGGACGAAGACGGTGATATCATACCCGGCCTTTGGGCCGCAGGTGAAGTTACCGGCGGGATCTTCGCCGGTAACCGACTGGGAGGGAACGCAGTTTCTGAGGTTATCGTGTCCGGCCGCATCGCCGCGAACTCGGTAACCGGTAAATAA
- a CDS encoding helix-turn-helix domain-containing protein yields MFETKTPNPIQTAVRKKKTEKSVNDFSKEYLNLNFIQFLKGIRLGAFETFTEHCKKHLHFTSDYFVCCIAEIRYSHEKIAYLYNPALLEPILSRIEKVISKKHSLYRISLNNYLSVFIINLRHPGEKDKLKRSLTRIECSESSLTVTLGIGRIREEIQNIWKSYSDAMTVLSQKAPNTSRYQVIDSDKINISYTISYGFDEEKKIINCLKAKDIESLTTLLKEIIARNMAKNLSHKHMNILFSQLFNTGIRFAAELGLDIKKVASEKEQEFFSTDNTEICGYDLKLISLTAFFGRIIQKTQKDMQEHAQAMVLHIVSYVQENYYNGLYLEKVAAHMALSKKYISRIFKERMGISLVDYISMLQIEKSKFLLKNTNKSIDDIGKVVGINNRVTFYRLFRKHEGVSPSAYKKTESY; encoded by the coding sequence ATGTTTGAGACTAAGACACCAAACCCCATACAGACGGCTGTACGAAAGAAGAAAACGGAAAAGTCGGTCAACGACTTTAGTAAAGAATACTTGAATCTCAATTTCATCCAGTTCCTGAAAGGGATCCGTCTTGGAGCCTTTGAGACATTCACTGAACATTGCAAAAAACACCTGCATTTTACCAGCGACTACTTTGTCTGCTGCATTGCGGAGATACGTTACAGCCATGAAAAAATCGCCTATTTATATAACCCCGCGCTCCTCGAACCGATACTGTCCCGCATTGAAAAAGTAATCAGTAAAAAGCATTCCCTCTACCGGATTTCCCTGAATAACTACTTGTCCGTCTTTATCATCAATCTGCGCCATCCCGGAGAGAAAGATAAACTGAAAAGGTCTCTGACACGTATCGAATGTAGCGAGTCCTCACTGACGGTCACTCTCGGAATAGGGAGAATAAGGGAAGAGATCCAGAACATCTGGAAATCCTACAGCGACGCCATGACGGTGCTCTCCCAAAAGGCTCCTAATACCAGCAGATACCAGGTCATCGACTCGGATAAAATCAATATCTCCTATACCATTTCCTACGGCTTCGACGAGGAGAAGAAAATTATCAATTGTCTTAAGGCCAAAGACATTGAAAGTCTTACCACCCTGCTCAAGGAGATAATCGCCCGGAATATGGCCAAGAATCTTTCCCATAAACATATGAATATCCTCTTCTCTCAACTCTTCAATACGGGCATTCGCTTTGCCGCCGAACTTGGACTAGACATTAAAAAGGTAGCCTCAGAAAAGGAGCAGGAGTTCTTCAGCACCGATAATACCGAAATCTGCGGCTACGATCTCAAACTCATATCCCTCACCGCCTTCTTCGGCCGGATTATACAGAAAACCCAAAAGGATATGCAGGAACATGCGCAAGCCATGGTCCTGCATATCGTCAGCTACGTACAGGAGAATTACTACAACGGTCTCTACCTTGAGAAGGTAGCCGCCCATATGGCCCTCTCGAAAAAATATATCTCCCGGATTTTCAAAGAGAGGATGGGAATATCCCTGGTGGATTATATCAGTATGCTGCAGATTGAAAAATCGAAATTCCTCTTGAAAAACACGAACAAGAGTATTGATGATATCGGAAAAGTGGTTGGTATCAACAACAGGGTGACCTTTTACCGTTTGTTTAGGAAACATGAGGGGGTCAGCCCCAGTGCCTACAAAAAGACCGAGAGCTATTAA